DNA from Nitriliruptor alkaliphilus DSM 45188:
TGGCGCAGGTCGGCGAGGTCGCCGATGCCCCAGCTGCTGGAGGACCGCAGCGCGTACAGCTGCACGGCCCAGCCCCACGCGACCAGGTCGCCCGGCAGGTGGCAGCGCCCCGGGCTGACGATCAGCCGGACCGGCTCGTCCCGACCGGCCACCTCCGCGTCGTGGTAGCCGAGCGGCAGGTCCGCCGGGACGATCCCGTCGAGGGACCGCTCGCTGCCGTCCTCCAGGGTCACACGCGTGGCGCCAGTGAGGGCGCGCGTCTCGCCCTCGCGCAGCACCACCACGTCATCGACCTGCGGTGGGCCGGGATCCTCGGGGCGGCCCCCCATCGCGCGGACCAGGGCCTCCAGCGTGGTGTGCGGGACCTCCGTCCACGCGCCGAACGCGTCCTCGTAGGCCGGGACGATGCCCCACCCGTCGGGCTCGGCGCTGCGACCGCCACGGCGGCCCCGTTCGGCGGCCCGGTCGTCGGATGCCATCGCCACTCAGCTCGCCTCCACACGGGTCAGCAGGGCGACCGGGAACGCGGCCAACAGGTCGCGGAGCAGCACCTGCCCACCACCGTCGACGACGTGTCCCGTGAGATGGCACCGCCACCGCCCACCTGGGATCGCCAGGGCCGTGTCACCCCAGTCCCAGTCGACGAAGCCACCCCCGAGGCCGGCGACCAGCCGCGGCGCGACGGTGAGCACCTCACCACCACGCACGAACGCCACGAGGTGGTCCTGCCGGTCCCCGACGGCGTACAGCGGGGTGTAGGTGGCACCGGGGCCGAACGCATCGGGGCGCTCGCGCCGCAGCCGGAGGGCGGTGGCGGTCAGCCACAACTTCGGGAGCCCCTCGCTCGCCCGGGCGAGCAGATCCACCGGGTGGGGCGCATCGGGTCCGAGGTCACCCAGCAGGCGCTGCCGGTGCGCCAGGTCGACGGGCCGCCGGTTGTCGGGGTCGACCAGGGACAGGTCCCACAGCTCGGTGCCCTGGTAGATGTCCGGTACCCCCGGGCTGGTCAGCTTCAGCAGCGTCTGGGACAGCGACGTCAACCGGCCCGCGGGGAGGACGACCTGCAGCAGGCGCGTGATCAACGCCCGGGCGTCGGTGTCGGCGAGCAGGCCCCGGGTCGCAGCCTCGAGGTCGTCCTCGTACCGAGGGTCGCCGTCGATCCAGTGGCTGTGGTGCTTGCCCTCGCGCGCGGCCTTCAGCACGTAGGCGACGGCGCGCTCGGCGTCGAGCGGCCAGGCGCCCACGAGGGTCTGGAGCAGGAGCAGCTCGTGCTCGGGCGCCGGACCCCGGTCCCCCCGGTGGCGCGCCGCGAGCTCGCCCCACTCCTGGACCGCCCGGACCCACAGGTCGGGCAGCTCGGACAGGACCGCGAGGCGGGCGCGGACGTCCTCGCTGCGCTTGGTGTCGTGCGTCGAGGTCGTCAGCATCGTGGCCGGCCAGTCCCGCTGTCGGAGCTGGTTGGCGCTGTGGAACGCCGCGACCGAGGTCCCGAGATGGTGCGGTGCCCCGCCGACCTCGTTGACGGCCACGAAGCGCAGGTAGCGGTAGAAGACGGTGTCCTCGACGCCCTTGGCCATGATCGGACCCGAGAGCTGCTGGAACCGCATGACGAAGTCGGCCGACCCGTCGCCGCCCTGCTCGAGCAGGAGCAACTCGCAGATCAGGTCGAGCGGCTCGTCGAGGTCCGGACGCCGGGCGCGGGCCCGGGCGACGGCACCCATCACGTACGCGCGGTCGTCGTCGTCGAGGTCGGCCTCGTCGGCACGGACGTAGGTGCGGTAGACCGGCAGGCAGACCAGGGTCTCGACGAGCGCGTCACGCAGTAGGTCCGGGTCGGTGACGCTGCCCGCGGCCTCGGCGAGGTCGATCAGCTGCTGGTGCAGCCCCGCGAGCTCGGCGGCGAACAGCGAGGTGACCACCTCGCGCTTGGCGTCGTCCACGACCTGGTGGTAGTCGACGCGGTGGCCGACCGTCTGCGCGTAGAGGTCGTCGAGCACGGCCTCGCTCCGCGGGTCGATGTAGAGGCCGAGGACGAGGTTGGCGAACTCGTAGCCGACGGTGCCGTCGATCGGCCACGACGCACGTGGGCGCTCGTCCGGTTCGAGGATCTTCTCGGCGACGATCCAGGCGTCGGGGGCCGCGGCACGGAGCTGCTCGAAGTAGCCCGCCGGGTCGCGCAGGCCATCAGGGTGGTCGATGCGCAGGCCATCGACCAGCCCGTCCTCGACCAGCTCGAGGGTGCGGCGGTGCACGTCCGCGAAGACCGCCGGGTCCTCGACGCGCAGCCCACCGAGGGTGGTGATGTCGAAGAACCGTCGGTAGTTGAGGTCGGCGTTGGCCCGACGCCAGTGCACCGGGCGGTGGTGCTGTTCGAGCAGGAGCGACAGCAGCCGGCCGCGGTCCGCCTCGACGGTCGCCACCGTCCCCGCGACGTCATCGCCGTCCAGACCCACGGCAGCCAGGGACCCCGGCCGCACCGGCCAGGCGTGCTCGTGGTAGACGACCCGCCAGCGGGCGTCGGCGTGACCGTCGTCGCCGTGGGGCGGCTCGCCGTGCTCGAGATGCAGGGCATCCCCGTCCGCCAGCTCGTCGTCGAGGGGCCGCGCGAGGTGCGGCAACAGCACCTGAGGCGGACCGTCGCCCCGACGCTGCCAGCGGATGTCGAGGTGGCCGGCGTAGCGGCTGTCCGGCCCGTGCCGCAGCACGTCCCACCACCACGGGTTGTGGGGGCTGAGCAGCCCGACGTGGTTCGGGACGAGGTCGAGCACGAGGCGCATCCCGGCGCGGTGGACCGCCTCGGACAGGTGCGTGAACCCCTCGTCCCCGCCGAGCTCGTCGTCGAGCCGGGACGGGTCGACCACGTCGTAGCCGTGCCTGCTGCCCGGCGCCGACGCCAAGGTGGGCGACAGGTACAGGTGGCTGACCCCGAGGTCGGCGAGGTAGGGCACCGCTGCCGCCGCGTCGCGGAAGTCGAACGCCGCGTGCAGCTGCAGCCGGTAGGTCGAGGACGGGACGGTCACGGTGCTTCCTCCGCGACGAGGACGACGACCCCACGATCGGGGACGTGACGGACGGATCCAGCGTCGAAGCGTTCCACGTCGTCGGTGGGTCGGACCAGCGCCGTGTCGACCACGACCCGCCAGGCGCCCGCGAACGACGGCGGTGGCAGGGTGAAGTCCAGACCGACGTCGCTCGCGTTGAACAGCACGAGGAAGGAGTCGTCGACCACGGGCTGGCCGCGAGGGTCCGGGCTGGCGATCCCGTTGCCGTTGAGGAACACCTGCAACGCGCGGGCGAAGCTGGCTTCCCAGTCCTCGTCGTCCATCTCGTCACCGCCGGGCGTGAGCCAGGCGATGTCGTCGATGGTCTCGCCCCGCAGCGGCCGGCCCTGGAACCAGCGGCGACGTCGGAAGACGGGATGCTCGGCCCGGAGCGCGATCAGGTGACGGGTGAAGGCCAGCAGGTCGTGGTCGAGCCCGCCGGCGCTGACCGGGACGTCGGCCTGGTCCCACCGGAACCAGGACAGCTCGTTGTCCTGCGCGTAGCCGTTGTTGTTGCCCTGCTGGGTGCGGCCGAACTCGTCGCCTCCGAGCAGCATCGGCACGCCCTGCGACAGCAGCAGGGTGGTCAGGAAGTTGCGCTGCTGGCGAGCGCGGAGGGCCAGGGTCTCCTCGTCGTCGGTCGGTCCCTCGACCCCGCAGTTCCACGACCGGTTGTCGTCGGTGCCGTCGCGGTTGTCCTCGCCGTTCCTCTCGTTGTGCTTGCGGTCGTAGGACACGAGGTCGCGCAGCGTGAACCCGTCGTGGGCGGTGATGAAGTTGATGCTGGCGTTCGGGCGCCGGGTGTCGGACTCGTACAGGTCGGAGCTGCCGGTCAGGCGTGAGGCGAACTCCGGCAGGGTCGCTGGCTCGCCGCGCCAGAAGTCGCGCATGGTGTCGCGGTACATCCCGTTCCACTCCGACCACAGCGGGGGGAAGTTGCCCACCTGGTAGCCACCCTCGCCGACGTCCCACGGCTCGGCGATGAGCTTGACCTGGCTGATGACCGGATCCTGCTGGATGACCTCGAAGAAGGTCGAGAGCCGGTCGACGTCGTGCAGCTCACGCGCCAGGGTCGAGGCGAGGTCGAACCGGAACCCGTCGACGTGCATCTCGTTCACCCAGTACCGCAACGAGTCCATGATCAGCTGCAGCACGTGAGGGTGGCGCATGTTCATCGAGTTGCCCGTGCCGGTGTAGTCCGTGTAGTAGCGCGGGTCGTCGCCGACGAGGCGGTAGTAGGCCCGGTTGTCGATGCCCTTCATCGACAGGGTGGGTCCGAGGTGGTTGCCCTCGGCGGTGTGGTTGTAGACCACGTCGAGGATGACCTCGATGCCGGCCTGGTGGAGGGTCTTGACCATCTGCTTGAACTCGGGCACGGCGTGCTCGGCCGACCCGCGCGCGTAGCCGTCGTGGGGGGCGAAGAACCCGATGGTGTTGTAGCCCCAGTAGTTGGTCAGACCGTGCTCGACCAGGTGACTCTCGGGGACGTGGCGGTGGACCGGCAGCAGCTCCACAGCGGTGACGCCGAGGTCCTCGAGGTGGTCGATGACCGCCGGGTGGGTCAGTCCCGCGTAGGTCCCGCGCAGCTCCTCGGGTACGTCCGGGTGGAGGGCGGTCAGGCCCTTGGTGTGCACCTCGTAGATGACCGTCTCGTGCATCGGGGTGCGCGGGTGACGGTCCTCGTTCCAGTCGAAGAACGGGCTCGCGACCACGCAACGCGGGACCGACGCCGCGCTGTCGACGGTGTTCGGGGGACCGTCCGGATCACCGAAGTCATAGCCGAAGACAGCTTGGCCCCAGGCGAGCTCACCGTCGATCGCCTTGGCGTACGGGTCGATCAGCAGCTTGTTCGGGTTGCACCGCAGCCCGCGGGCGGGGTCGTACGGGCCGTGGACGCGGTAGCCGTAACGCTGGCCTGGCCCGACGGTCGGCGCGTAGCCGTGCCACACGTACCCGGTGACCTCGGTCAGCGGCACCCGGTGCTCGGTGCCGTCCGGGTCGAACAGGCACAGCTCGACGCG
Protein-coding regions in this window:
- the treY gene encoding malto-oligosyltrehalose synthase, yielding MTVPSSTYRLQLHAAFDFRDAAAAVPYLADLGVSHLYLSPTLASAPGSRHGYDVVDPSRLDDELGGDEGFTHLSEAVHRAGMRLVLDLVPNHVGLLSPHNPWWWDVLRHGPDSRYAGHLDIRWQRRGDGPPQVLLPHLARPLDDELADGDALHLEHGEPPHGDDGHADARWRVVYHEHAWPVRPGSLAAVGLDGDDVAGTVATVEADRGRLLSLLLEQHHRPVHWRRANADLNYRRFFDITTLGGLRVEDPAVFADVHRRTLELVEDGLVDGLRIDHPDGLRDPAGYFEQLRAAAPDAWIVAEKILEPDERPRASWPIDGTVGYEFANLVLGLYIDPRSEAVLDDLYAQTVGHRVDYHQVVDDAKREVVTSLFAAELAGLHQQLIDLAEAAGSVTDPDLLRDALVETLVCLPVYRTYVRADEADLDDDDRAYVMGAVARARARRPDLDEPLDLICELLLLEQGGDGSADFVMRFQQLSGPIMAKGVEDTVFYRYLRFVAVNEVGGAPHHLGTSVAAFHSANQLRQRDWPATMLTTSTHDTKRSEDVRARLAVLSELPDLWVRAVQEWGELAARHRGDRGPAPEHELLLLQTLVGAWPLDAERAVAYVLKAAREGKHHSHWIDGDPRYEDDLEAATRGLLADTDARALITRLLQVVLPAGRLTSLSQTLLKLTSPGVPDIYQGTELWDLSLVDPDNRRPVDLAHRQRLLGDLGPDAPHPVDLLARASEGLPKLWLTATALRLRRERPDAFGPGATYTPLYAVGDRQDHLVAFVRGGEVLTVAPRLVAGLGGGFVDWDWGDTALAIPGGRWRCHLTGHVVDGGGQVLLRDLLAAFPVALLTRVEAS
- the glgX gene encoding glycogen debranching protein GlgX — encoded protein: MTLELWPGAPSPLGATYDGLGTNFSLFSEVADRVELCLFDPDGTEHRVPLTEVTGYVWHGYAPTVGPGQRYGYRVHGPYDPARGLRCNPNKLLIDPYAKAIDGELAWGQAVFGYDFGDPDGPPNTVDSAASVPRCVVASPFFDWNEDRHPRTPMHETVIYEVHTKGLTALHPDVPEELRGTYAGLTHPAVIDHLEDLGVTAVELLPVHRHVPESHLVEHGLTNYWGYNTIGFFAPHDGYARGSAEHAVPEFKQMVKTLHQAGIEVILDVVYNHTAEGNHLGPTLSMKGIDNRAYYRLVGDDPRYYTDYTGTGNSMNMRHPHVLQLIMDSLRYWVNEMHVDGFRFDLASTLARELHDVDRLSTFFEVIQQDPVISQVKLIAEPWDVGEGGYQVGNFPPLWSEWNGMYRDTMRDFWRGEPATLPEFASRLTGSSDLYESDTRRPNASINFITAHDGFTLRDLVSYDRKHNERNGEDNRDGTDDNRSWNCGVEGPTDDEETLALRARQQRNFLTTLLLSQGVPMLLGGDEFGRTQQGNNNGYAQDNELSWFRWDQADVPVSAGGLDHDLLAFTRHLIALRAEHPVFRRRRWFQGRPLRGETIDDIAWLTPGGDEMDDEDWEASFARALQVFLNGNGIASPDPRGQPVVDDSFLVLFNASDVGLDFTLPPPSFAGAWRVVVDTALVRPTDDVERFDAGSVRHVPDRGVVVLVAEEAP